A region of Nostoc sp. 'Peltigera membranacea cyanobiont' N6 DNA encodes the following proteins:
- a CDS encoding site-specific integrase, translating into MEYIARLVYQDSLSGNFDTTLHKYKSWLEGLSYTGNGNGSNGNSTPKPKQPPLLKLLEQRLIEHYSAADYSLLGNLKKFKEEIRTPAQAKEFMKWLDDKGLKVSSQKRYLTILKVLRRDLFETIELRVGEKPRPKPFSVNEVNRILDYLYNDPHYSHYYDFVLFLLNSGLRISEAIGMRWQDIDLDKREIHVYEVLNRDKGNSSKRKRQTTKTTKYRVVPINNKLYQSLCNRSKGNPEDLVFTTPTGLELDDHNLSQRMWKKTLEKLGIPHRPLYNCRSTFISHCISSGIPPHDVAAIVGNSPDVIFKHYLGSIKKPVLPEL; encoded by the coding sequence ATGGAGTATATTGCTAGACTAGTATACCAAGATAGCCTGTCAGGAAACTTTGACACTACTCTTCATAAGTACAAAAGTTGGTTAGAGGGTTTATCCTATACTGGTAATGGTAATGGTTCTAATGGTAACTCTACCCCTAAACCTAAGCAGCCTCCTCTATTAAAGTTATTAGAGCAAAGACTGATAGAGCATTATTCTGCTGCTGACTATTCTCTCTTGGGGAACTTAAAGAAGTTTAAAGAGGAAATAAGGACTCCTGCTCAAGCTAAAGAATTTATGAAATGGCTTGATGATAAAGGACTTAAAGTTTCTAGTCAAAAAAGGTACTTGACTATACTTAAGGTTCTGAGGCGTGATTTATTTGAAACTATTGAACTACGCGTTGGGGAGAAACCTAGACCTAAACCCTTCAGCGTTAATGAGGTAAATAGAATACTAGACTACCTCTATAATGACCCACACTACTCTCATTATTATGACTTTGTGCTATTCCTCCTAAATAGTGGGCTGCGTATATCAGAAGCCATAGGAATGAGGTGGCAGGATATTGATTTAGATAAAAGAGAAATTCATGTTTATGAAGTCCTGAATAGAGATAAGGGAAACTCTAGTAAAAGGAAAAGGCAGACTACCAAGACAACTAAATATAGGGTTGTCCCTATCAATAATAAACTTTATCAGTCTCTCTGTAATAGAAGCAAAGGTAATCCTGAAGATTTGGTGTTTACTACTCCTACTGGTCTAGAACTTGATGACCATAATCTTTCTCAACGTATGTGGAAGAAAACTTTAGAAAAGTTAGGTATTCCTCATAGACCTTTATATAATTGTAGGTCTACTTTTATTTCTCATTGTATTAGTAGTGGTATCCCTCCTCATGATGTAGCCGCTATCGTTGGCAATAGCCCTGATGTCATTTTTAAGCATTATCTAGGCTCAATTAAAAAACCTGTGCTGCCTGAACTTTAA
- a CDS encoding DUF4912 domain-containing protein, which translates to MWQQEKKDTSIIRLVLWISLATTPMAASLLVLQPILAQSKPGSPAFTLPQTVQNGTTVRIDGSSSLGAINQSLKDSFEKQFPGTKVEVAANSTDTALKELLDGKIDIVAMGRGLTPAEKTQGLEQVRLRREKIAIVVGADNPFKGSLTSRQFARIFRGQITNWSQLGGPPGKIRLIDRPNTSETRNTFRTYPAFKTAEFATGSNATQLTEDNTAEIIKQLGKDGISYVLANQVSKLKDVRVLQLDKASPDDAKYPFSQPLVYVYKKNPGLSIVDFLGFTLAPPGQQAIEQGITAEADAIAANGLQPAVTPPPIAQTTTAATPSPSATASAFGDQPFVAPATPQNSPIVNKETPYWLLLPLFFITVGGSLLWWILGKRPSPSDRTDNLPESNPHPPKTEDEEMAVLNASTVSSLNGAMLEEQPIAHFQDQETPDRTPFNIYAQTQSDLNENSPQGTSNLVQEATNGTSNLYEGTGTTSGVANGSGAAALTGGAAIATGIGAATWSTFNNKETETDAIDETVELNNYTGTNPPDSDEVAWDIEAPAAVVNTPYPHLGNISEEISDVELPSSEVTAPLPELPDVPEATSDLEYWDTEVSEDEIDDELQAELNWLESITSTEDIAPVDELPFPESGEAELSPLPTSSQVDLPELSEEDVFNVVADAAEPPIDVVDEKSQPEPTVGEGVAENDSIDFADVAALAAGAGIGAWATNLASDTQGETNTPVNNVPIAAETAIDDDESSILLTAHTFTLAHVSWEISETKKAALRQQGGSQLVVRLYDTTGIDLSYQSPQLVKQYESEETARDRLLEIPLSDRDYIAEIGYIADGNRWLFIARSGIVRFFSPVHPDPIGDYLATTDETDIHLEEESSISLTPYTYTSAHVSWEISETKKAALRQQGGSQLIVQLYDVTGIDLSYQSPQLVKLYESEETADDGLIDIPLTDRDYIAEIGYLADGDRWLFIARSAVVRFFSPVHPDPIVDVAIADETDIDLVHTQEEIGEEHSRIILTPRSSQWADVSWEISETKKAALRQQGGYQLAVRLYDTTGVDLSYQSPQLVQQYECDETARDRFVEIPISDRDYIAEIGYVADGDAYGGKLRWLFIARSAIARVFSPVHTDSPIEDVAIASEPAIGSVNVEEETTEEESKILLTPRTPKWAYVSWHISPTQNETLHQQGGSQLVVRLYDVTGIDLSYQSPQLIQQYECEEVARDRFVAIPVSDRDYMVEIGYVADSDRWLLIARSPNVRVFNRSHEDFWFVADAELIIHGATQPNTNVNISGHPVKVKPDGTFHLRLPFSDGLMDYLITVAADGESTKTIHKKFSQETSEN; encoded by the coding sequence ATGTGGCAACAAGAAAAAAAAGATACTTCGATAATCAGACTGGTACTATGGATTTCCTTAGCTACCACTCCAATGGCAGCAAGTTTACTGGTATTACAACCCATACTGGCGCAATCTAAACCTGGTTCTCCTGCTTTTACACTGCCGCAAACAGTGCAGAATGGGACGACAGTTCGGATTGATGGTTCAAGTAGCTTGGGTGCAATCAACCAAAGCCTGAAAGATAGTTTTGAAAAACAGTTTCCGGGTACTAAGGTCGAAGTTGCTGCTAATAGCACTGATACAGCACTGAAAGAGTTACTAGATGGCAAAATCGACATAGTAGCAATGGGGCGTGGGTTGACACCAGCAGAAAAAACCCAAGGATTAGAGCAAGTTCGCTTGCGCCGTGAGAAAATTGCGATCGTGGTTGGTGCTGATAATCCTTTCAAAGGCAGCTTGACTAGTAGGCAATTCGCCCGGATTTTCCGGGGACAAATTACAAATTGGTCACAACTGGGTGGGCCTCCAGGGAAGATTCGCTTAATCGATCGCCCGAATACAAGTGAGACTCGCAATACTTTTCGCACTTATCCAGCCTTTAAGACTGCTGAATTTGCTACAGGGTCTAATGCTACCCAGCTAACAGAGGATAATACCGCAGAAATCATCAAACAACTGGGCAAAGACGGCATCAGCTATGTGTTAGCTAATCAAGTGTCGAAATTGAAAGATGTGCGAGTTCTGCAATTAGATAAAGCCTCCCCAGATGATGCAAAATATCCCTTCTCGCAACCTTTAGTTTACGTTTACAAAAAAAATCCCGGCTTAAGCATAGTGGATTTTCTCGGCTTTACCCTTGCACCGCCAGGACAGCAGGCTATAGAACAAGGTATAACGGCAGAAGCTGATGCGATCGCAGCCAATGGATTGCAACCTGCTGTCACCCCTCCCCCTATTGCCCAGACAACAACTGCTGCTACACCTTCCCCTAGTGCCACTGCTTCAGCATTTGGCGACCAGCCTTTTGTCGCTCCTGCTACTCCACAAAACAGTCCAATTGTCAATAAGGAAACACCATATTGGTTGCTCCTACCTTTATTTTTTATAACTGTAGGTGGATCTTTACTATGGTGGATTCTAGGAAAACGCCCATCGCCCTCCGATCGAACAGACAACTTACCAGAATCAAATCCTCATCCACCTAAGACAGAGGATGAAGAAATGGCGGTACTCAACGCCAGCACTGTTTCTTCTCTTAACGGAGCGATGCTTGAGGAACAGCCAATAGCACACTTCCAAGATCAAGAAACTCCCGATCGCACTCCCTTCAATATCTATGCTCAAACACAATCCGATTTGAATGAGAATAGTCCTCAAGGGACATCAAATTTAGTCCAAGAGGCAACTAATGGCACCTCTAACCTTTATGAAGGTACAGGTACAACCTCTGGCGTAGCTAATGGATCGGGAGCCGCAGCTTTAACAGGTGGTGCAGCTATAGCAACGGGCATCGGGGCAGCTACCTGGTCTACCTTTAATAACAAAGAAACAGAAACAGACGCAATTGATGAGACAGTCGAGCTAAATAATTATACGGGGACAAATCCCCCTGATTCTGATGAGGTTGCATGGGACATAGAAGCTCCAGCAGCTGTAGTAAATACTCCGTATCCCCACTTGGGTAACATTTCAGAAGAAATATCTGATGTAGAATTGCCTTCCTCTGAGGTGACAGCCCCACTGCCAGAATTGCCAGATGTGCCAGAAGCAACATCTGATTTGGAATATTGGGACACAGAAGTTAGTGAAGATGAGATAGATGACGAACTTCAGGCAGAATTGAATTGGCTAGAGAGTATAACCTCAACTGAAGATATAGCCCCAGTAGATGAATTGCCCTTTCCAGAGTCTGGCGAAGCAGAACTATCACCCTTACCAACATCTTCACAGGTCGATTTACCAGAATTGTCAGAAGAAGATGTATTCAATGTGGTAGCGGATGCAGCCGAACCTCCAATCGATGTGGTGGACGAAAAATCTCAACCAGAGCCAACCGTTGGAGAAGGTGTTGCTGAAAATGACTCCATAGATTTTGCAGACGTTGCGGCTTTAGCAGCAGGCGCAGGGATTGGAGCTTGGGCTACGAATCTTGCATCAGATACCCAAGGAGAAACTAATACTCCGGTTAACAATGTACCGATCGCAGCCGAAACAGCTATTGACGATGATGAGAGCAGTATTTTGCTCACAGCGCATACCTTTACATTGGCTCATGTCTCTTGGGAAATTTCCGAAACCAAGAAAGCAGCACTGCGTCAACAGGGCGGCTCTCAATTGGTAGTGCGGCTCTATGATACAACTGGCATTGACTTGAGTTATCAAAGTCCTCAGCTTGTAAAGCAGTATGAATCTGAAGAGACAGCACGCGATCGCTTGCTAGAGATTCCCCTCAGCGATCGCGATTACATCGCTGAGATTGGTTATATCGCTGATGGCAATCGCTGGTTATTCATCGCCCGTTCTGGAATTGTTCGTTTCTTCAGTCCAGTGCATCCAGATCCAATCGGCGATTATCTAGCGACTACGGATGAAACAGATATTCACTTGGAAGAAGAGAGCAGTATTTCGCTCACACCTTATACTTATACATCGGCTCATGTCTCTTGGGAAATTTCTGAAACCAAGAAGGCAGCACTGCGTCAACAGGGCGGCTCTCAATTGATAGTGCAGCTGTATGATGTCACAGGCATTGACTTGAGCTATCAAAGTCCCCAACTTGTCAAGCTGTATGAATCTGAAGAGACAGCAGACGACGGACTGATAGATATTCCCCTGACCGATCGCGATTATATCGCTGAAATTGGCTATCTCGCTGATGGCGATCGCTGGTTATTCATCGCCCGTTCAGCAGTTGTTCGTTTCTTCAGTCCAGTGCATCCAGATCCCATCGTTGATGTAGCGATTGCGGATGAAACAGATATTGACTTGGTACATACCCAAGAAGAAATTGGTGAAGAACACAGCAGGATTATTCTGACACCTCGCAGTTCCCAATGGGCTGATGTCTCTTGGGAGATATCCGAAACCAAGAAAGCAGCACTGCGTCAACAGGGCGGCTATCAATTGGCAGTGCGGCTGTATGATACAACTGGGGTTGATTTGAGTTATCAAAGTCCTCAGCTTGTCCAGCAGTATGAATGTGACGAGACAGCACGCGATCGCTTCGTGGAAATTCCCATCAGCGATCGCGATTACATAGCTGAAATTGGCTATGTCGCTGATGGCGATGCCTACGGCGGTAAACTACGCTGGTTATTTATTGCCCGTTCTGCGATCGCTCGTGTCTTCAGTCCCGTTCATACAGATTCCCCCATTGAAGATGTAGCGATCGCAAGCGAACCAGCAATTGGCTCGGTAAATGTAGAAGAAGAAACCACTGAAGAAGAGAGCAAAATACTGCTCACACCCCGTACTCCCAAATGGGCTTATGTTTCTTGGCACATTTCCCCGACTCAGAATGAAACACTGCATCAACAAGGTGGTTCTCAATTAGTAGTGCGGCTTTACGATGTGACTGGGATTGACTTGAGTTATCAAAGTCCTCAACTTATCCAGCAGTATGAATGTGAAGAAGTAGCCCGCGATCGCTTTGTGGCCATTCCCGTGAGCGATCGCGACTATATGGTTGAAATTGGTTATGTTGCTGATAGCGATCGTTGGTTACTCATCGCCCGTTCGCCTAACGTTCGCGTTTTCAATCGTTCCCACGAAGATTTTTGGTTTGTAGCAGATGCTGAGTTAATTATTCACGGAGCAACCCAACCAAATACAAACGTAAACATTAGTGGACATCCCGTCAAAGTCAAACCCGATGGAACTTTCCACCTACGTCTCCCCTTTTCAGATGGTTTAATGGACTATCTCATCACAGTCGCGGCTGATGGGGAATCCACTAAAACCATTCATAAAAAGTTCTCTCAGGAAACTTCAGAGAACTAG
- a CDS encoding precorrin-8X methylmutase encodes MNAGCLTIKELTDAVGGGLTPRMVRHYHQLGLLPQPVRSHSNYRLYTKKDVLRLQRIVALKQQGFQLNHIRNILEVEPEADTTVNLMGQLQQQYRAVMQQISQLRQTASALEGLLGRDRHCQIIQAEVLAQLKLLDVETQAGLGGLENLWSGLDAEIHTHSEAFSESLQRLLPDLSNRSEIEQHLISQLVLACGDVSLVSFVKLSRGAIAASREALSSSCQIVVDTQTVAAALDQTRLLHLGCRTETLIDNPHITTATEAEAAFWQHRQWREKLLQVNHGCVLVIGYAPSVLVEVCEAIANQKIQPALVIGMPIGFSHAPAAKRQLMQQGIPFITVEGTLGGGALAATALNALVESLIDKPDCHCYLKNIVDSSEC; translated from the coding sequence ATGAACGCTGGTTGCTTAACTATTAAAGAACTCACCGATGCAGTTGGCGGCGGTTTGACTCCGCGGATGGTGCGACATTACCATCAATTGGGACTGCTACCGCAACCAGTGCGATCGCACAGCAATTACCGTCTCTACACCAAAAAAGATGTCCTGCGGTTGCAAAGGATTGTTGCACTCAAGCAGCAAGGGTTTCAGCTAAACCACATCCGCAATATTTTGGAGGTGGAACCAGAAGCCGACACAACTGTTAACCTGATGGGACAACTCCAGCAGCAATATCGGGCGGTGATGCAACAAATTTCGCAGCTGCGACAAACTGCATCAGCATTAGAAGGATTATTGGGGCGCGATCGCCATTGTCAAATTATCCAGGCGGAAGTTTTGGCACAACTCAAGTTACTGGATGTCGAAACTCAAGCCGGATTAGGGGGATTGGAAAACCTCTGGAGTGGTTTGGATGCCGAAATTCATACTCATTCGGAAGCTTTTTCAGAATCGCTGCAACGCTTACTACCCGATTTATCTAATCGTTCGGAAATTGAACAACACTTAATTTCTCAGTTGGTTTTGGCTTGTGGCGATGTCAGTTTAGTGTCCTTTGTGAAATTGAGCCGAGGTGCGATCGCAGCTAGTCGAGAAGCTTTATCTTCAAGCTGTCAAATTGTTGTCGATACCCAAACGGTTGCTGCTGCTTTAGATCAAACCCGATTACTTCACTTGGGATGCCGCACTGAAACCTTGATTGATAATCCCCATATTACCACCGCCACAGAAGCAGAAGCTGCTTTTTGGCAACATCGACAATGGCGAGAAAAATTGCTGCAAGTAAATCACGGTTGTGTGTTGGTAATTGGTTATGCTCCCTCAGTCCTTGTAGAAGTTTGTGAAGCGATCGCTAACCAAAAAATTCAGCCTGCACTAGTAATTGGAATGCCTATTGGCTTTAGTCATGCTCCCGCAGCCAAGCGACAACTGATGCAACAAGGGATACCTTTTATTACAGTTGAAGGAACTTTAGGAGGTGGCGCTTTAGCTGCTACAGCTTTAAATGCTTTGGTGGAGTCACTCATTGATAAGCCCGATTGCCATTGTTATCTCAAAAATATAGTAGATTCCTCTGAGTGCTGA
- a CDS encoding heavy metal translocating P-type ATPase, whose product MLYPQRFNQFTREHADTVAAISCGLLLFLGWFALHLGWLGLAFLLLPAAYVIGGYESAREGLTTLFKEKELDVDLLMIVAAIGAASLGLWRREYHLIIDGAILILIFAISGALEGYAMQRTERSIRSLMSLTPDTARVLLQGKEEEIPISQLKVGDEIVVKPGELIPTDGIILSGYSTLNQAAITGESLPVEKTVGAEVFAGTLNGYGALQIKVHKPAQSSLIQRVIRLVEQAQTEAPPSQEFIDRFEKGYAKVIVVAGILLATLPPFLWGWDWETTIYRALTFLVVASPCALMAAIMPTLLSGIANGARQGILFKNGAQLEKIGKVRAIAFDKTGTLTTGQLQVFQVITVSEYTQADVLKAAASVESYSEHPIGKAIVQAAGDLDLVGAIQVQAIPGQGIVGIAQEQQIIVGNAVFVQKYVTNLPEELREMAQSWEQQGKTVVWVAKNPTPSPSPQAGRGAGFDVMGVIAIADEVRSQAAATITRLKKLGVEQIVMLTGDNEETAHSVAKAVGIDQVYAQLLPEDKLDVIRLLQQKYQTVAMVGDGINDAPALAQASVGIAMGISGSDVALETADIVLMADKLEKIAVAMHLGRRSQSIVKQNIVVALGFIMLLLVGNFLGSINLPIGVIGHEGSTVLVTLSGLRLLK is encoded by the coding sequence ATGCTCTACCCCCAACGTTTCAACCAATTCACCAGAGAACACGCAGATACCGTCGCCGCCATTTCGTGTGGCTTACTGCTATTTCTCGGATGGTTCGCCTTGCATCTCGGTTGGTTGGGATTAGCGTTCTTGCTGCTACCTGCTGCTTATGTAATTGGTGGTTACGAAAGTGCGCGGGAAGGATTGACTACCCTATTCAAAGAAAAAGAACTCGATGTAGATTTGCTGATGATTGTAGCGGCGATTGGTGCTGCTAGCCTTGGCTTATGGCGAAGAGAATATCATCTAATTATTGATGGAGCAATTTTGATACTCATCTTTGCCATCAGTGGCGCATTAGAAGGCTATGCCATGCAGCGAACTGAGCGGAGTATCCGCAGTTTGATGAGCCTGACACCAGATACAGCAAGAGTTTTGCTTCAGGGAAAAGAAGAGGAAATTCCTATCAGTCAGCTAAAGGTGGGTGATGAAATTGTCGTCAAACCCGGAGAGCTAATTCCTACTGATGGGATAATTTTATCTGGTTACAGTACGCTCAATCAAGCTGCAATTACAGGCGAGTCTTTACCTGTAGAGAAGACAGTGGGTGCAGAAGTATTTGCCGGTACACTCAACGGCTATGGTGCATTACAAATTAAGGTACATAAACCAGCCCAAAGTAGTTTGATTCAGCGTGTAATTCGCTTAGTAGAACAAGCGCAGACAGAAGCACCACCTTCCCAAGAGTTTATCGATCGCTTTGAAAAAGGATATGCCAAAGTAATTGTAGTAGCCGGGATATTACTGGCAACTTTACCGCCATTTCTTTGGGGTTGGGATTGGGAAACGACGATTTATCGGGCGCTTACTTTCCTAGTGGTGGCTTCTCCCTGTGCGCTGATGGCCGCAATTATGCCTACCCTGCTTTCAGGAATTGCCAATGGTGCAAGACAGGGGATTTTGTTTAAGAATGGAGCGCAATTGGAGAAGATTGGTAAAGTCCGAGCGATCGCATTTGATAAAACTGGTACTCTGACAACAGGACAGTTGCAGGTATTCCAAGTAATTACAGTTAGCGAATACACCCAAGCAGATGTATTAAAAGCCGCCGCTAGTGTGGAATCATATTCAGAACATCCCATCGGTAAGGCAATTGTGCAGGCGGCTGGTGATTTAGATTTGGTTGGTGCAATCCAAGTACAAGCCATACCTGGACAGGGAATTGTCGGAATTGCTCAAGAACAACAGATAATTGTCGGGAATGCTGTTTTTGTGCAAAAGTATGTCACAAATTTACCTGAAGAATTGCGAGAAATGGCTCAATCTTGGGAGCAACAGGGTAAAACTGTGGTTTGGGTAGCGAAGAACCCCACCCCCAGCCCCTCCCCGCAAGCGGGGAGGGGAGCCGGATTTGATGTGATGGGTGTAATTGCGATCGCAGATGAAGTCAGATCGCAAGCCGCCGCAACCATTACCCGGTTAAAGAAACTGGGAGTTGAACAAATTGTCATGTTAACCGGGGATAATGAAGAAACTGCTCACAGTGTCGCCAAAGCAGTCGGAATCGATCAAGTATATGCTCAACTTCTACCAGAAGATAAGCTAGACGTTATCCGCCTTTTACAGCAAAAGTATCAAACAGTTGCAATGGTGGGCGATGGAATTAATGATGCACCAGCTTTAGCCCAAGCATCTGTAGGTATAGCGATGGGAATATCTGGTAGTGATGTGGCATTGGAAACCGCAGATATAGTACTGATGGCAGATAAGTTAGAAAAAATTGCTGTAGCGATGCATTTGGGGAGGCGATCGCAATCTATAGTCAAACAGAATATAGTCGTAGCGTTGGGTTTCATTATGTTGCTTTTGGTGGGCAACTTTCTCGGAAGTATTAACTTACCCATTGGCGTGATTGGGCATGAAGGCTCTACAGTATTAGTTACCCTCAGTGGTCTAAGATTGCTGAAATAA
- a CDS encoding RpiB/LacA/LacB family sugar-phosphate isomerase — translation MKIAIGSDERTNLTDRILEELKQRGHEVIAFGSLAENDLEVDWPLSCSKVALAVANQKADEGIVFCWTGTGASIAANKVLGIRAALCHDAETARGARIWNHANVLVLSLRATTEAIAKEILDAWFSTPYSEDEWNMLQMERIRQLEKNALFQQS, via the coding sequence ATGAAAATCGCTATTGGCAGTGATGAACGCACCAACCTTACCGATCGCATACTAGAAGAACTTAAGCAGCGTGGGCATGAAGTTATAGCCTTTGGTTCTTTAGCCGAGAATGATTTAGAAGTTGATTGGCCCCTCAGTTGTAGTAAAGTTGCTTTGGCAGTAGCAAACCAGAAAGCAGATGAGGGGATTGTCTTTTGTTGGACTGGTACTGGTGCATCTATTGCCGCCAATAAAGTTTTAGGGATACGTGCAGCTTTGTGCCATGATGCTGAAACTGCACGCGGGGCGCGGATTTGGAATCATGCAAATGTCCTAGTATTAAGTTTACGAGCTACTACAGAAGCGATCGCTAAAGAAATATTAGATGCCTGGTTCAGCACACCCTATTCTGAAGATGAGTGGAACATGCTGCAAATGGAACGGATTAGACAGTTAGAGAAGAATGCTTTATTTCAGCAATCTTAG